ACCAGGTGCTGGGGAAAATGTCAGGGTCCCAGCCCCTCTCTTGATGCTGGAGATCAGGTTTTCTAGCCTGAGGTTCTCTGTGAATGACTGAATCACAATTCCTCTCCTCTACCCAACACTGACATTGGCTTTTCAGTCTGACACCGGCCTCTGCTCAGTTTAGGGGCATCCCTTTTACATAAGGAACATTTCTAAATGCATATGCCTGGGTTCAGCCCTCGGATTCTGATTCCACATCAGAGATTTGGTGAATCAGCACATGACccaatgagaaatattttattcatttaataaaagcAGGTGCTGTGCATCTTCCATATAGCAGGCTCTGCTCTCGGAACTGGGTGAACAAAAGAGACAGAAATCCCTACTCTTACAGCGTTGACATCcgttagagagaaagagaaagagagaaacagagagagagagagagagacaataagCAGAAccattaagtaaattatatagcGTATAAAAAGTAATAAGTTCTaggactcacaggcatagagaacagacttgtggttgccaagggggtggagggtggggaagggatggagtggaagCTTGGGGTTAGTAGacgcaaactattacatatagaatgcataaacaacaaggtcctaccatatagcacaggaaactatattcaatatccgggggcaaaccataatggaaaagaatataaaaaagagtgcatatctgtgtataactgagtcacttcgctgtacagcagaaattaacacaacattgtaaatcaactatacttcattaaaaagtaatttctatATCAAAAAACAAAGTACAGAAAAAGGGTCTCATGACTTTTCAATAACATATGCATTGTCCTAAATCCTaaatccatctttctttttttggccacgttgccTGTCGCCCCAGTTGCTACCTTTGATGAATGAGGTGGGTGTTTTCTGAGAGGGGACAGGGTCCTGACTCCAGTCTTGTAAGCTTAGGCAAGAGGTCTTGAGCCCCTTATGTGATGTCTCACAGCTTGTCTCCTAGAGGACCTGTCCTCATTTATCAGGCAGCAAAGAAGCAACtctctttggaaagaaaaaaagaagtaatagcAGAGAGTCGTTGTGGAAACTGAACGAGCTCCTTTCTGAAGTGTGGTCACGGCCTGATGGCCTGAGGTTGAGGGCCAGAACAGTAATTGGCACCCTCAGTGGATGATCAGATAAGAAAAGTCATCCTCTGGCATCATCTCTTTGTCTAGAAGAATTTGGAAGTGCTTGCATCCATAGTGAATAAGAATTTATGGTTGCTTTACTGTTGCCTTAGAAACAGATTCACTGCTTAGCTTTAGGCTTTCAGTCAGCAAGAATCACATAGAAGGGGATTCCAGGTCCTGATGGAGAGTCAGGGAGTTCCTTGGAATAACCCCAGCTGCCAGTCAGCAGAATGAGATTAGGCTGCCCCAAGCATAGGACTGGTGAGAATGCCAGAGGTATTCCTTCTGTCTGAGTCAGTTCTCCTTGTAGTCAAAACCGCCATAGTTCCTCACTGCTGCGCTGCCTAACTGCTCGTTGGACCTCCACTGTGGCAGTTTTGATAAAGATCTGTCTTGCAGGTACATACATCCATTTTTGTGACCTCTCCCTTCAACATAGGTGGCTGGGCTCACTCAGTTTGATACCTGTTCaccatcctttgtcagttccatTCAGGTCTGCCATCTCTAGGTTCTGGGgctgtttggtttgttttcaaataaatagtgagggctcccctggtggtgcagtggttaagaatccacctgccaatgcagggcatacgggtttgatccctggcctgggaagatcccacatgctgcggagcacctaagcccgtgtgccacaactactgagcctgcgctctagagcccgtgctctgcaataagagaagccacgacaatgagaagtccgcgcgctgcaacaaagagtagcccccgctcactacagatagagaaagcccgtgcacagcaatgaagacccaatacagccaaaaataaaaacaaataaataaataaatttacaaataaataaatagtaagcaGAAGATAATGTGAGTATTCTTGCTACTGTGCTGAAGGCTCATTTGGATGATGTAATGGATATTCCTAAGTAAGAACTAGCTGTGGATGTTAAGAGTTGATCTGAAACCACCATGAAGATCAGCCTACCCTGTGTTACAGAGTTCAGTAGATCAGGGCAGAAGGCGGCCAGGCAGCAGACCAACATATCAGTGGCCTCTATTTCCTgcttaattttcatgaaaatatatatttgaggaGAAAGTGGGGAGAGTCAGGTAGAGATCTCTTCGAATCTGATGACAGAGGCAAGACCctaaaagaatggagacaaaaaatgaagaaagaactcTCATTTAGATGACACCTACCCCATACCCTCACAAGCATTTAGATTTGGCGTtaatttaataaagaaagaaactgaagtccagagagtTCTTTCCAGTTGCTTCATGGCTAATAAGTTATAGCAGTGTTTTTTGTCCACTGACTTCACAAATTAGACCACTGCCACCTTTTGAATACAATTATGACATTTTTGAATTAACCTCAGAAgcccccttcctttttctctgataGTGATGATGGATTTTTACTGCTCAGTCCACCCTTAGACATTGGTACCCTTTGGGTTGAGAACATATTGGGAGATGTGGGTGGGGCAGACCTAAGAGATTGCCCTGAGAGTACTTGCAGGAGAGGTTGCCAGGTAATTGCTAAAAGGTGGGAAAGCGGGGGTCAGCTGTCTCTAGGAACATCCCAGCCCACAGGTTACCTCAGAGCTGTGAATGCTTGTCTAAGCCTCTAATCCATAACATAGAACCGGGCTTGTTGTCATCCTTCCATGGGACTTTTGCTACCTAGGTACTCCTCTTGGGAGCCAGGAGGTTTTCCAATGGGCTAGTCCAAGCCCAAATCCAATCATTCTCAAAGATCATTTTACATGCTCTCAGGGATGGTAGAACGGAGCAGTGAATTATATCATCTCAGAGACAGACCAGGCTTTGAATCTTAGTTACTATGTGTCTGACTTTCAGCAAGAACTTAACCTGTCCGAGCCTCAGTCTTCCCACCTACAAAATGGGCTTATAATATCTATCCTATAGGGCTATTGTTAGGGCACTGTGCACTGCACAAGTCCAGGGGTGCTATTCACACAGACTCTAGTGGAAATGGCAACATTAGGAGTTGTGTAACAGGGCAATGCTGGTTCTTAGAAGTATTCGATATAAGGACCCCTGTGAAGAATTTAGCATGGTGTCTGGGACAGTGTTTAAGAATGGAGCCTGGTATTTCGGTCTCAGGCAATCAACTCTGATTTGCTGTTGTGCCATTTTGAAACTCCCTTCTAGGAAGGAAAATAGTTCAGGGTACAGAAAACACAACGTGCAAAGACCTGGAGGTAAGAAAGTGTTGTCATGTTCAGGGAGCGGAGAGAATTCCCAGATTCTGGAGCTCAGAGGCCGGATCCTAAAAGGTATAAACGCCCTATTGAGGGGATTTGGGTTTGTCTTCAGGGCAATAGGCAGCCCACGAAGAGTTTTAAGGGGAGTGAGAGAGTCTGATCTGCACTTTAGGAAGTTTGTTTTGGCTGAAACGTGAGGAATGGAATGATGAGACTTGGCAGTGGTTTGAAGGGAGTGGTTAATTCTATCAGTTCTGGAGACAGGCGCAGCCTCAAGTCTCTGTCCAGTGTTGGCTCTCTGTGTTCTGTCCTACTCCCTCTGAGCAaatacttaacctttctgatccTGACAGGTTACCAAGACGTTTTAAGCTGTAAATCTTCCAAAAGGGTCACTGcaaatgtttctttctcctttttaaactTTAGATCTTTACCGTATCGTTTTATATACCTAGCAGGCATTGGGGGTCATTTATAAAtcagatttgttttttataatagGCAAATACTGGCTTCCTTGTTTCTCCTCTTACCCCTATAGTCTATTCTTCACTGAACGAGCAGAGAGATCACTTGAAAAGGAAAATCAGCTCACATCACACTTCTGATCGGAGCCTCCCTACGATTCCCATCTCCCTCACAGTCAAAGCCAGCATCTTATAATGTCCTCAGTGGCCCTCGTAATCCAGCGCCACTGTGTTCCCAGCTCTTGAGCCCTGCTCCCTTCACTCACTGCCCTCTCAGCACATTGGTTTCTTCGTGGTTCCCAGACTGTGCAGAGCACAATTCTCATCTGGGTCTTTGCGCTTATCTTGGAATTCTCTTCCTGCAACTATCCACAAAGCTTGGCCCCTTTCTTCCTTCAGGACTTTGCTCAAAGTCCTTTGCACCTGATCAGAGAGGCCTTCTTTAAACCATCCATTATAAAATCATGCATGCCATGTGTGagcacacactgacacacacactaacacactcacacactgacACTCATAGACTTCCTGTCCTATTGAAATTGCTCCCTACCCCCCACCACTATAGCACTTTTTACTATctgacatttacatttatttgtttgtttcctcccCATTAGAATATAAGGTCCACAAAGatggagactttaaaaaaaattcattgatgaATTCTCAGGACCTAGAAGAGAGCCTAGCATGCCCTTTTAAATTTGTCTGGGTGGCTCTCATAAATATGGGCAATAAATTGTGGCATAAGGGAGTTAGAACTGGGTCTGCCACTGCTCTTACAGGATGGTTCATTGTTACCTTGTTTTAAGGAGAAATCCTATAACCCACCCAAGCCCAGTAATGACTGAACAAGTAGACACACTGACCATGAActtttgcatattttgaaaatatgcttCTTCTAGTTTTCGACCTTTTACTTAGAATGGAATTCCACCACCGCAGCCCTCCTCTGTGTCTTCTTTAGCATGGGAAAACGATCAAAGCTTATCCCCCAACATTGATGAGCTAAAAACAAGGACTTTAGGTGATGGTGGGCTTGCGGAGGTTGTGCCAGAATGGGCTGGGCCAGGGTGGAGGTTCTCCTGGGCCCAGGTGCAGTTTTCAGTATAAGCCATCAGCCTCAAACATAGGCCAGAGAGTCTAGGTGAATGTGGGCGTGACTCTCAGACAGCCTGAGGCTATGAGCGGGTCTAACTCAGCTCCACTCTTAACTTTGTGTCAGGCCACAGGGCTAAGCTCTGTCTCAGGACCCTGCTTATCCCCGTGTTATCCGATGTCATAACCATAACTGGCTTTCCAGAACAGACCTACCCTGACTTGGAGCAGACCCTTCTTAGCTTCAGCGCCTGCCCCCACCACCTTCACCAGAGCCCTGGAATCAGAGGTGATACAAGGTCACTGAGAGGCACACAGCTTGGTAAGCAAGGCAGAGTGGTGGATGGAGCTGCCATGCACCTGAATTCCCCCGCCAGTGATGCTGTTGCCGTATCCCTAATTGCTTACTGCCCTTCATCACATGTATACGTTGTGGTCACTGTCATTTTGTCACATGAGCTAATTTCGATGGGATTATTGCCCTTGCATTTTTGGGTCACTTGAATCCTCTATAGAACTAATATGTATTTTAGAATGACCATGGCAAGTCTGACATCGACACAGAGAAGGAACATTTTATGGCTGGTAACGCTGATTTCACAGCCTGCCAAGCAAGAGTCTGACTTACACACTCCTAGACCTGGACCTGCTTATCTCCCCTTCCTGTGTGGGCAGCCTGCAGATTCTAGAGCGAGATCTGTACACAGATATGAAGAGCAGTGCTTGAGGAACCAGATGCCCGGCTGCTAATGCAACAGGAGACCTGGGCTTGCTGAAAATTAGGAGGAAATGTGCTCTCGTTAAAACGtgcttttaaaaactgtacttAATGTGTGGAAACATTGCCTtatagcagatttttttttcctctcaagtaCAAATGCCATTGAGCTTTGATTGCAAGCAAGCTTGAAGATTTCTCTGCTGCCAAGAGCCATAGGACATGATTTCATGAAATGCAGTGAAAAGTTGTGCTCTAGAATTTAAGATCATCACCAAGCCTTGCGTTGGTAGGATTTTTAGAGTCTAAATTTCATAGCATCGCTCTTAACGAGGTGATTTTGGTGATGAAACAGTTTCTGGAAGGTGATTGTACTAACCACAGTTTAAAAGGAAATCTGCCTTAGCAACAAGGAGAAAATTATTCAATGTgtcaaaattttttgttttttctcattggCTGTtagcatgcatgcatgtgtattCAACAAGGCAAGGATATAATTGAACATTTCATTCCAGTAAGTCAGCTGTGTACATTGCTCAGTGAATGGGGATTACATGTAGAAAATCCTCAAGTGGAGAGACTGGGCTGTAAACGTTACCAAGGATTGCTTAATCACAGATGGTTTCTTAGAATCATGATTCTCCGTAGACGTTGTGATAgtcaaatataaacaaatcattagtaaaagtaataaaaataagtaattagTCATGCTTTGGATCTGGATCTaatgatatgatttttttccccccaccctccccctatCTTATTTTTCCCAGTAGGTTGGGACAGTTGGAACTCTGCCATTGTCCAACATGCTGCGATTCAGTCTCTCACCCACCTTTTCGATGGGATTTCATGTGTTAGTCATGGTGGCTCTCTTGTTTTCCCACGTGGATCATATAAGCGCTGAGACAGAAATGGAAGGAGAAGGCAATGAAACCGGCGAGTGTACTGGCTCCTATTACTGTAAGAAAGGGGTGATTTTACCCATTTGGGAGCCCCAAGACCCTTCCTTTGGGGACAAAATTGCTAGAGCGACTGTGTATTTTGTGGCCATGGTCTACATGTTTCTCGGAGTCTCTATCATTGCCGACCGATTCATGTCCTCTATAGAAGTCATCAcgtctcaagaaaaagaaatcaccatAAAGAAACCCAACGGAGAGACCACCAAGACAACTGTGAGGATCTGGAATGAGACGGTGTCCAACCTGACCTTGATGGCCCTGGGATCTTCCGCTCCAGAGATTCTCCTGTCAGTAATTGAGGTGTGTGGCCATAACTTCACTGCAGGAGACCTCGGTCCTAGCACCATTGTGGGGAGTGCCGCATTCAATATGTTCATCATTATTGCACTTTGTGTTTACGTCGTCCCAGATGGGGAGACGAGGAAGATTAAGCATTTGCGTGTGTTCTTTGTGACAGCAGCCTGGAGCATCTTTGCCTATACCTGGCTTTACATCATTTTGTCTGTCATCTCTCCTGGGGTCGTGGAGGTCTGGGAAGGTTTgcttactttcttcttctttcccatcTGTGTTGTGTTCGCTTGGGTGGCAGATAGGAGGCTTCTGTTTTACAAGTATGTCTACAAGAGGTACCGGGCTGGCAAGCAGAGGGGAATGATTATTGAACATGAAGGAGACAGGCCATCTTCCAAGACAGAAATTGAGATGGATGGGAAAGTGGTCAATTCCCACGTTGACAGTTTCTTAGATGGTGCCCTAGTTCTGGAAGTCGATGAGAGGGACCAAGATGATGAAGAAGCCAGGCGAGAAATGGCTAGGATTCTGAAGGAACTCAAGCAGAAGCATCCGGAGAAGGAAATAGAGCAATTGATAGAATTAGCCAACTACCAGGTCTTAAGTCAGCAGCAAAAAAGTCGAGCATTTTACCGAATTCAGGCTACCCGCCTGATGACCGGAGCAGGCAACATTTTAAAGAGGCATGCGGCTGACCAAGCCAGGAAGGCTGTAAGCATGCACGAGGTCAACACGGAAGTGGCTGAAAATGACCCCGTCAGTAAGATCTTCTTTGAACAAGGAACATATCAGTGTCTGGAGAACTGTGGTACGGTAGCCCTGACCATTATCCGCAGAGGTGGTGATTTGACCAACACTGTGTTTGTCGACTTCAGAACAGAGGATGGTACAGCCAATGCTGGGTCTGATTACGAATTTACCGAAGGAACTGTGGTCTTTAAGCCTGGTGAGACCCAGAAGGAAATCAGAGTTGGCATCATCGATGACGACATCTTTGAGGAAGATGAGAATTTCCTTGTGCATCTCAGCAACGTCAAAGTATCTTCTGAAGCCTCGGAAGATGGCATCCTGGAAGCCAATCATGTCTCTACCCTCGCTTGCCTGGGATCTCCCTCCACTGCCACCGTGACTATTTTTGACGACGACCACGCAGGCATCTTTACTTTTGAGGAACCTGTGACTCACGTGAGTGAGAGCATTGGCATCATGGAGGTGAAAGTATTGAGAACATCTGGAGCACGCGGAAATGTTATCGTCCCCTATAAAACCATTGAAGGGACCGCCAGAGGCGGAGGAGAGGACTTTGAGGACACGTGCGGAGAGCTCGAGTTCCAGAACGATGAAATTGTGTAAGTTCTTTCTTTATACCTATGTGTGTGGTTGAGTTGCGTTTGTGGATGTGCGAATgtgtgcttgtttttttaaaaactaaatggcAAAGAAAGAATGGAATAGTTACTATACAAGACGACTTTCAAAATATCGAAATATCCTAGCTTCTAGCTCCTATACCACTGATCAATATACTGTATACCCAGAGATcctaatttgattttatttttacttttgtacttttatagtttttaagtacatttatagtttttaagTAGATTTATAGAATGAGTCTTCTGACAGAATTTATCCAAGCACTTACGATGGGTTGAAAAATTTGTATTCTATCTTGATCACGTAATATACACACAGAAAGGGAACATTGAAAACCTCCCATTATGTCCTAACTTCATTACTGTGTACAAATTGGGAGAGCCCAAAAAagaaacatccttgaaaagaatTGCCTGGCTACCAGGGCTGGCTGAAATGATTTCTGCTGCTTTTATCTGACACTGTTTTTGTGATTATATAATGTTTCTGCTTAACTGCTAATGCTTAATTATGACTTAATGACCAATCCTGCCTTTTCAGTTTTATGCCAGTGGGGAAAGTCATTTAGCTCTTATTTAGTTCCAGTCTGATTTTACTTTACATGATTAAACAAACCCTTTTACCCTGCTGGTATAAGGATGGGGAGAGAAGTAGGATTCTGTCCAAGCATCCGAGTTGACAGGGAGCaggtcagagaaaaaaaagtggggaaCAATTTGCTTTCCCTACTGGCACTTTACAGTGACATCTGCCAACACTGTAACACAGAATGGCGGGTTGTGCGATAATTATTCCAAAGACAGCTGCCGTTTAGagagcttttcctccttccttgccGAGGGCCAGGGGCATTGCACTTACCAAAAGCAAACCAGAAAATGTGACTCGATGAGCAGTATCCAGACTGGAAGGACGAAAGGAAACTATTTATAATATCTGCAGTGCAAAAATAGGACATTCCAGTGGATAATTATGTTGGAATCATTGGCAACTTAGGAATTTCAggagaaacaatataaaaatatagtttgtTCTCAAAATAGTTAACTCTTGTGTAAATGGCATGTGATATATCAAATGGGGTGCATTCTCTCCAAGATGAAATTTCTTCTACAAGAagtgaagggaaaacaaaaacaaagggagcCGGATGGGCAGAGGAAACAGATTTTTCTGAAAGAGCCTTCCAGTATCTATCACCTCTTTGACGTTGTTGTATAGAGATGGACAGTTAGTGTGATATCACAATGAAATCAAGCAAAGAGAGATAATAGCCATCTTCGGATGTGTATGTGGGGAGAGCTTTTGTtgaatatctattttacattggttcTTACGTTGTTAATGTTCCGCTTAGCGAGATGTGTTTTGTCGGGacaaatattttactgaaagATAGTAATATAATAGCAAATGAATACACTGCACACCCAAGGAAGGATTTTCCCAAAGGCCCGTGTTGAATGTGATCCTGCCCACATTAGCACataaactttatttctttgctAGGAATTCTTGCTCATTCCATTTTATAATCATTTCAATTATTGAACCCTCTTGTATTTGATATAGTTTTACATGGATTACAAGTGATATTGAATGTTGTTAAAGGAATACTGCATGTTGTTAAATGAACTCACAAGGGTAGCTCTTAAATACGaccaaattagtgttttgttttatttactcattttactTAGGGTGTTTGCTCAAGAAAATGTGATCTTGCTTTCTCCTGAGAATACTGGCTCTCTACTTGTTCGAGAGGCAGACTTTCCCACCCAGGACTTCTAccaaagcataaataaataactttcttTTGGGCACAGTGTAGTAGAAgatgaagaagggaaaaaaagagacagtgaTTTGATGGTATAATTTATTCTGTCAAGCTCCATTTCAAACATTCAGCCTGTGCCATTAAATTGATTTCATTCTTGCTAAGGAAGGAATATTGCCAAATTTCAGCTTTAGAATTTTAGATACCTTGTGAAAGCCAGTAAGAACTGCTGGAATTATCAGCATCTCTGTATATGTGTCCTTAGGCATATTCTAGATCAATGGCCAGTTCCtagttttagaaaattcttcctatattttatttgctaagtTGAAACATGAAATTTTAGCAAtggcaaaacattttatttataagtgaGATGAAATTACAGCcctacatttttctcttctttctagaattttaattttaaggcGTTTTTATCTTAATGTTGTAGAGTTTTACTACTGACGAGGTTTGTAGATGGTTAATCAGTCTATTGCTTGAATAAATTTATTGCAGTGCCTGGGACTTAGCCTTAGGCTAGGCACCAAGAATTCAGACAGAATGCTTTTAGAAAAACATAATATTATCAAGATCCCTTACTCTTTCTTGTTATGGATCATTTTTCCTCTGGTAGTTTCCAATGCCAGGTCCACACAGTCAGATCCAAGTGAAAGAGAGTTTGTCATCACGCAGCCTAGTTGAACTATGTAGACACAACTcgatttatctttaaaaatgaatttatatttcatCCAATTCGTTACTCTTGAGAGATGACTttctcaaaaacctaaaataCATGGATGGGACTATTGACGCCACTGAGCTTCATtagatacttaaaaaatttttttttgtttgtttaatgatgTGCATGAACCCAGAATTTATGATTCTTTCCAGAGCATCATAAAGAGATTCCTGGAAAAGCCTGGATTTAAAGTATATCTAAGTTTAAGAAGCCATTCACCAAGATAGAAATAGGGTCCAGTCTGATCAGGGATGGAGATCAAGAGGCA
The sequence above is drawn from the Tursiops truncatus isolate mTurTru1 chromosome 14, mTurTru1.mat.Y, whole genome shotgun sequence genome and encodes:
- the SLC8A1 gene encoding sodium/calcium exchanger 1 isoform X2, whose translation is MQRCWGSRRPHPLGSAPRSPLLLVGTVGTLPLSNMLRFSLSPTFSMGFHVLVMVALLFSHVDHISAETEMEGEGNETGECTGSYYCKKGVILPIWEPQDPSFGDKIARATVYFVAMVYMFLGVSIIADRFMSSIEVITSQEKEITIKKPNGETTKTTVRIWNETVSNLTLMALGSSAPEILLSVIEVCGHNFTAGDLGPSTIVGSAAFNMFIIIALCVYVVPDGETRKIKHLRVFFVTAAWSIFAYTWLYIILSVISPGVVEVWEGLLTFFFFPICVVFAWVADRRLLFYKYVYKRYRAGKQRGMIIEHEGDRPSSKTEIEMDGKVVNSHVDSFLDGALVLEVDERDQDDEEARREMARILKELKQKHPEKEIEQLIELANYQVLSQQQKSRAFYRIQATRLMTGAGNILKRHAADQARKAVSMHEVNTEVAENDPVSKIFFEQGTYQCLENCGTVALTIIRRGGDLTNTVFVDFRTEDGTANAGSDYEFTEGTVVFKPGETQKEIRVGIIDDDIFEEDENFLVHLSNVKVSSEASEDGILEANHVSTLACLGSPSTATVTIFDDDHAGIFTFEEPVTHVSESIGIMEVKVLRTSGARGNVIVPYKTIEGTARGGGEDFEDTCGELEFQNDEIVKIITIRIFDREEYEKECSFSLVLEEPKWIRRGMKALLLNELGGFTITDEYDDKQPLTSKEEEERRIAEMGRPILGEHTRLEVIIEESYEFKSTVDKLIKKTNLALVVGTNSWREQFIEAITVSAGEDDDDDECGEEKLPSCFDYVMHFLTVFWKVLFAFVPPTEYWNGWACFIVSILMIGILTAFIGDLASHFGCTIGLKDSVTAVVFVALGTSVPDTFASKVAATQDQYADASIGNVTGSNAVNVFLGIGVAWSIAAIYHAANGEQFKVSPGTLAFSVTLFTIFAFINVGVLLYRRRPEIGGELGGPRTAKLLTSCLFVLLWLLYIFFSSLEAYCHIKGF
- the SLC8A1 gene encoding sodium/calcium exchanger 1 isoform X1, whose amino-acid sequence is MQRCWGSRRPHPLGSAPRSPLLLVGTVGTLPLSNMLRFSLSPTFSMGFHVLVMVALLFSHVDHISAETEMEGEGNETGECTGSYYCKKGVILPIWEPQDPSFGDKIARATVYFVAMVYMFLGVSIIADRFMSSIEVITSQEKEITIKKPNGETTKTTVRIWNETVSNLTLMALGSSAPEILLSVIEVCGHNFTAGDLGPSTIVGSAAFNMFIIIALCVYVVPDGETRKIKHLRVFFVTAAWSIFAYTWLYIILSVISPGVVEVWEGLLTFFFFPICVVFAWVADRRLLFYKYVYKRYRAGKQRGMIIEHEGDRPSSKTEIEMDGKVVNSHVDSFLDGALVLEVDERDQDDEEARREMARILKELKQKHPEKEIEQLIELANYQVLSQQQKSRAFYRIQATRLMTGAGNILKRHAADQARKAVSMHEVNTEVAENDPVSKIFFEQGTYQCLENCGTVALTIIRRGGDLTNTVFVDFRTEDGTANAGSDYEFTEGTVVFKPGETQKEIRVGIIDDDIFEEDENFLVHLSNVKVSSEASEDGILEANHVSTLACLGSPSTATVTIFDDDHAGIFTFEEPVTHVSESIGIMEVKVLRTSGARGNVIVPYKTIEGTARGGGEDFEDTCGELEFQNDEIVKIITIRIFDREEYEKECSFSLVLEEPKWIRRGMKGGFTITGQPVFRKVHAREHPIPSTIITIADEYDDKQPLTSKEEEERRIAEMGRPILGEHTRLEVIIEESYEFKSTVDKLIKKTNLALVVGTNSWREQFIEAITVSAGEDDDDDECGEEKLPSCFDYVMHFLTVFWKVLFAFVPPTEYWNGWACFIVSILMIGILTAFIGDLASHFGCTIGLKDSVTAVVFVALGTSVPDTFASKVAATQDQYADASIGNVTGSNAVNVFLGIGVAWSIAAIYHAANGEQFKVSPGTLAFSVTLFTIFAFINVGVLLYRRRPEIGGELGGPRTAKLLTSCLFVLLWLLYIFFSSLEAYCHIKGF
- the SLC8A1 gene encoding sodium/calcium exchanger 1 isoform X3, with the translated sequence MQRCWGSRRPHPLGSAPRSPLLLVGTVGTLPLSNMLRFSLSPTFSMGFHVLVMVALLFSHVDHISAETEMEGEGNETGECTGSYYCKKGVILPIWEPQDPSFGDKIARATVYFVAMVYMFLGVSIIADRFMSSIEVITSQEKEITIKKPNGETTKTTVRIWNETVSNLTLMALGSSAPEILLSVIEVCGHNFTAGDLGPSTIVGSAAFNMFIIIALCVYVVPDGETRKIKHLRVFFVTAAWSIFAYTWLYIILSVISPGVVEVWEGLLTFFFFPICVVFAWVADRRLLFYKYVYKRYRAGKQRGMIIEHEGDRPSSKTEIEMDGKVVNSHVDSFLDGALVLEVDERDQDDEEARREMARILKELKQKHPEKEIEQLIELANYQVLSQQQKSRAFYRIQATRLMTGAGNILKRHAADQARKAVSMHEVNTEVAENDPVSKIFFEQGTYQCLENCGTVALTIIRRGGDLTNTVFVDFRTEDGTANAGSDYEFTEGTVVFKPGETQKEIRVGIIDDDIFEEDENFLVHLSNVKVSSEASEDGILEANHVSTLACLGSPSTATVTIFDDDHAGIFTFEEPVTHVSESIGIMEVKVLRTSGARGNVIVPYKTIEGTARGGGEDFEDTCGELEFQNDEIVKIITIRIFDREEYEKECSFSLVLEEPKWIRRGMKGGFTITDEYDDKQPLTSKEEEERRIAEMGRPILGEHTRLEVIIEESYEFKSTVDKLIKKTNLALVVGTNSWREQFIEAITVSAGEDDDDDECGEEKLPSCFDYVMHFLTVFWKVLFAFVPPTEYWNGWACFIVSILMIGILTAFIGDLASHFGCTIGLKDSVTAVVFVALGTSVPDTFASKVAATQDQYADASIGNVTGSNAVNVFLGIGVAWSIAAIYHAANGEQFKVSPGTLAFSVTLFTIFAFINVGVLLYRRRPEIGGELGGPRTAKLLTSCLFVLLWLLYIFFSSLEAYCHIKGF
- the SLC8A1 gene encoding sodium/calcium exchanger 1 isoform X4 — its product is MQRCWGSRRPHPLGSAPRSPLLLVGTVGTLPLSNMLRFSLSPTFSMGFHVLVMVALLFSHVDHISAETEMEGEGNETGECTGSYYCKKGVILPIWEPQDPSFGDKIARATVYFVAMVYMFLGVSIIADRFMSSIEVITSQEKEITIKKPNGETTKTTVRIWNETVSNLTLMALGSSAPEILLSVIEVCGHNFTAGDLGPSTIVGSAAFNMFIIIALCVYVVPDGETRKIKHLRVFFVTAAWSIFAYTWLYIILSVISPGVVEVWEGLLTFFFFPICVVFAWVADRRLLFYKYVYKRYRAGKQRGMIIEHEGDRPSSKTEIEMDGKVVNSHVDSFLDGALVLEVDERDQDDEEARREMARILKELKQKHPEKEIEQLIELANYQVLSQQQKSRAFYRIQATRLMTGAGNILKRHAADQARKAVSMHEVNTEVAENDPVSKIFFEQGTYQCLENCGTVALTIIRRGGDLTNTVFVDFRTEDGTANAGSDYEFTEGTVVFKPGETQKEIRVGIIDDDIFEEDENFLVHLSNVKVSSEASEDGILEANHVSTLACLGSPSTATVTIFDDDHAGIFTFEEPVTHVSESIGIMEVKVLRTSGARGNVIVPYKTIEGTARGGGEDFEDTCGELEFQNDEIVKTISVKVIDDEEYEKNKTFLLEIGEPRLVEMSEKKALLLNELGGFTITGQPVFRKVHAREHPIPSTIITIADEYDDKQPLTSKEEEERRIAEMGRPILGEHTRLEVIIEESYEFKSTVDKLIKKTNLALVVGTNSWREQFIEAITVSAGEDDDDDECGEEKLPSCFDYVMHFLTVFWKVLFAFVPPTEYWNGWACFIVSILMIGILTAFIGDLASHFGCTIGLKDSVTAVVFVALGTSVPDTFASKVAATQDQYADASIGNVTGSNAVNVFLGIGVAWSIAAIYHAANGEQFKVSPGTLAFSVTLFTIFAFINVGVLLYRRRPEIGGELGGPRTAKLLTSCLFVLLWLLYIFFSSLEAYCHIKGF